From Eleftheria terrae, the proteins below share one genomic window:
- a CDS encoding cation:proton antiporter, with the protein MVDELTQALSFLGAAFSWEGPNALLGSSLVLIAGALIGELVFRRLGLPRIVGYSLVGMLVAAGGWGVASGTIPGPVRLVVDLALALLLFELGARVHLRWLRTNPFLLVTSLAEAVLTFAVVYLAMRYLGLDASSSAAVAVLAVPASPAVISRVASEFGAEGQVTERVTMLAALNTLYGVFASKLLLAWLDLDTGQNPVQAVVHPLYVFAGSFLIAGVLGFAVARVARGLDLRNENSTLLLLGLVTMALALTKMFGLSTLLMPLMAGLWLRNSTERPWVWPRHFGTAGGVLVLMMFVIVGSSWSVEGLATGGLIALVAMAARAAAKATAVLTLGWFSGQSVRQGIGVSLALTPLSATALVMYSDLQASHGSFAGQLAPIALSSIAIMELLGALAVLAALRSAHEIAARRT; encoded by the coding sequence ATGGTGGACGAGCTGACCCAGGCCCTGTCCTTTCTCGGCGCTGCCTTTTCGTGGGAGGGGCCCAATGCGCTGCTCGGATCTTCGCTGGTACTGATCGCCGGCGCGCTGATCGGCGAGCTGGTGTTCCGGCGCCTGGGGCTGCCACGCATCGTGGGCTATTCGCTGGTCGGCATGCTGGTCGCCGCCGGCGGCTGGGGCGTCGCCAGCGGCACCATCCCCGGCCCGGTGCGGCTGGTGGTCGATCTGGCGCTGGCGCTGCTGCTGTTCGAGCTGGGCGCGCGGGTGCACCTGCGCTGGCTGCGCACCAATCCCTTCCTGCTGGTGACCAGCCTGGCGGAGGCGGTGCTGACCTTCGCCGTCGTCTACCTGGCGATGCGCTACCTGGGCCTCGACGCCTCGTCCTCGGCCGCCGTCGCGGTGCTGGCGGTGCCCGCCTCGCCCGCAGTCATCTCGCGGGTGGCGTCCGAGTTCGGTGCCGAAGGCCAGGTGACCGAGCGTGTGACGATGCTGGCCGCGCTCAATACCCTCTATGGCGTGTTCGCGAGCAAGCTGCTGCTGGCCTGGCTCGACCTGGACACCGGGCAGAACCCCGTGCAGGCGGTGGTGCACCCCTTGTACGTGTTCGCCGGCTCCTTCCTGATCGCCGGCGTGCTCGGCTTTGCGGTCGCCCGGGTGGCACGCGGCCTGGACCTGCGCAATGAGAACTCCACGCTGCTGCTGCTGGGGCTGGTCACGATGGCGCTGGCGCTGACGAAGATGTTCGGCCTGTCGACCCTGCTGATGCCGCTGATGGCGGGCCTGTGGCTGCGCAATTCCACCGAGCGGCCCTGGGTCTGGCCGCGCCACTTCGGCACCGCCGGTGGTGTGCTGGTGCTGATGATGTTCGTCATCGTCGGTTCGTCGTGGTCGGTCGAAGGCCTGGCCACCGGCGGGCTGATCGCGCTCGTCGCCATGGCCGCCCGGGCCGCGGCCAAGGCCACTGCGGTGCTGACGCTCGGATGGTTCAGCGGACAGTCGGTGCGCCAGGGGATCGGCGTGAGCCTGGCCCTGACGCCGCTGTCGGCCACCGCACTGGTGATGTACTCGGACCTGCAGGCCTCGCACGGCAGCTTTGCCGGCCAGCTGGCGCCCATCGCGCTGAGTTCGATCGCCATCATGGAACTGCTGGGCGCCCTGGCCGTGCTCGCTGCATTGCGCAGCGCCCACGAGATTGCCGCGCGCCGCACCTGA
- the htpG gene encoding molecular chaperone HtpG, with product MEKQTLSFQAEVKQLLHLVTHSLYSNKEIFLRELISNASDACDKLRFEALDNGALYEDQPNLEVRVSFDKAARTITISDNGIGLSSEEAIANLGTIAKSGTREFMDRLSGDRQKDAQLIGQFGVGFYSGFIVADRITVESRRAGAKPEEGVRWSSDGSGDFEVEALTREKRGTDVILHLREGEEEYASTWKLKSIISKYSDHISLPILMRKEEWDQEKGESVTKDEWETVNQAAALWTRSKGDITEEQYHEFYKQISYDSQAPLAYTHNRVEGRSEYTQLLYIPSKAPFDLWNRDKRGGVKLYVKRVFIMDDAEALMPVYLRFVKGVIDSADLPLNVSRELLQESRDVRAIREGSTKRVLSMLEDLAENAKDKYASFWKEFGAVLKEGIGEDNSNRERLAKLLRFASTHGEDGVSFADYVARMKEGQEAIYYITADTLAAAKNSPQLEIFRKKDIEVLLLTDRVDEWMLNYLYEFDGKPLQSVAKGAVDLGKLQDEEEKKKAEEAASTFKPLLDRLKESLKDKAKDVRVTTRLVDSPACLVTEAGEMSGHLARLLKQAGQSAPEAKPVLEINAEHALVQRLQGSERFDDLAHILFDQALLAEGGQLEDPSAYVRRVNALLTA from the coding sequence ATGGAAAAGCAGACACTGTCGTTTCAAGCAGAAGTCAAGCAACTCCTGCACCTCGTCACTCACTCGCTGTACTCCAACAAGGAGATCTTCCTGCGCGAGCTGATCTCCAACGCCTCGGACGCCTGCGACAAGCTGCGCTTCGAGGCGCTGGACAACGGCGCGCTCTATGAAGACCAGCCCAACCTCGAAGTGCGGGTCAGCTTCGACAAGGCCGCCCGCACGATCACCATCAGCGACAACGGCATCGGCCTGTCCAGCGAGGAGGCCATTGCCAACCTGGGCACCATCGCCAAGAGCGGCACGCGCGAGTTCATGGACCGCCTCTCGGGCGACCGGCAGAAAGACGCGCAGCTGATCGGCCAGTTCGGCGTCGGCTTCTACAGCGGCTTCATCGTGGCCGACCGCATCACCGTCGAGTCGCGCCGCGCTGGCGCCAAGCCCGAGGAAGGCGTGCGCTGGAGCAGCGACGGCAGCGGCGACTTCGAAGTCGAGGCCCTGACCCGCGAGAAACGCGGCACCGACGTCATCCTGCACCTGCGCGAGGGCGAGGAGGAATACGCCAGCACCTGGAAGCTCAAGTCCATCATCTCCAAGTACTCCGACCACATCTCGCTGCCCATCCTGATGCGCAAGGAAGAGTGGGACCAGGAGAAGGGCGAGTCCGTCACCAAGGACGAATGGGAGACCGTCAACCAGGCCGCCGCGCTGTGGACCCGCTCCAAGGGCGACATCACCGAAGAGCAGTACCACGAGTTCTACAAGCAGATCAGCTACGACTCGCAGGCGCCGCTGGCCTACACCCACAACCGGGTCGAAGGCCGCAGCGAGTACACCCAGCTGCTCTACATCCCGTCCAAGGCACCGTTCGACCTCTGGAACCGTGACAAGCGCGGCGGGGTGAAACTCTATGTGAAGCGCGTCTTCATCATGGACGATGCCGAGGCGCTGATGCCGGTCTACCTGCGCTTCGTGAAGGGCGTGATCGACAGTGCCGACCTGCCGCTCAACGTCTCGCGCGAGCTGCTGCAGGAAAGCCGTGATGTGCGGGCCATCCGCGAAGGCTCCACCAAGCGGGTGCTGTCGATGCTGGAAGACCTGGCCGAGAACGCCAAGGACAAGTACGCCAGCTTCTGGAAAGAGTTCGGCGCCGTGCTCAAGGAAGGCATTGGCGAGGACAACAGCAACCGCGAGCGGCTGGCCAAGCTGCTGCGCTTCGCCTCCACCCATGGCGAGGACGGCGTGTCCTTTGCTGACTACGTGGCGCGCATGAAGGAAGGCCAGGAGGCCATCTACTACATCACCGCCGACACGCTGGCCGCCGCCAAGAACAGCCCGCAGCTCGAGATCTTCCGCAAGAAGGACATCGAGGTGCTACTGCTCACCGACCGGGTCGACGAGTGGATGCTCAACTACCTCTACGAATTCGACGGCAAGCCGCTGCAGAGCGTCGCCAAGGGCGCGGTGGACCTCGGCAAGCTGCAGGACGAGGAAGAGAAGAAGAAGGCCGAGGAAGCGGCGTCCACCTTCAAGCCGCTGCTCGACCGCCTGAAGGAGTCGCTGAAGGACAAGGCCAAGGACGTGCGTGTCACGACCCGCCTGGTGGATTCGCCGGCCTGCCTGGTGACCGAGGCGGGCGAGATGAGCGGCCACCTGGCGCGGCTGCTCAAGCAGGCTGGCCAGTCGGCGCCCGAGGCCAAGCCGGTGCTCGAGATCAACGCCGAGCATGCGCTGGTGCAGCGCCTGCAGGGCAGCGAGCGTTTCGACGACCTGGCGCACATCCTGTTCGACCAGGCGCTGCTGGCCGAAGGCGGGCAGCTGGAGGACCCGAGCGCCTACGTGCGCCGCGTCAATGCGCTGCTGACGGCCTGA
- a CDS encoding basic amino acid ABC transporter substrate-binding protein, producing MSTLSISSPSLWQRAGMLLCGLVLAACGKQAEPPAPAPATTEASAPAPAPTPAKVYAVGTDAAYAPFESQDSTGEIVGFDIDVVRAVAAKAGIEVKFVNTPWEGIFNTLAQGDRDLLVSSITITDERKQTMDFSDPYFDAQQLIAVRESSKVAKFDDLKALKVGVQTGTTGDEVVTKLLGKNSTNIKRFESTPLALQELQAGGVDAVVADNGVVVNYIANNQGAKFKTVNDAGFAPEHYGIAVRKGNTELLEKLNKGLADIKADGTYDQIYAKYFGAKKTDAAAAPASAASN from the coding sequence ATGAGCACCTTGAGCATCTCTTCCCCGTCCCTGTGGCAGCGTGCAGGCATGCTGCTGTGCGGCCTGGTCCTGGCTGCCTGCGGCAAGCAGGCCGAGCCGCCGGCGCCCGCTCCGGCGACGACCGAAGCCTCGGCCCCGGCCCCGGCACCGACCCCCGCCAAGGTCTACGCCGTCGGCACCGACGCGGCCTATGCGCCGTTCGAGTCGCAGGACTCCACGGGTGAGATCGTCGGTTTCGACATCGACGTCGTGCGCGCCGTGGCCGCCAAGGCCGGCATCGAGGTGAAGTTCGTCAACACCCCCTGGGAAGGCATCTTCAACACCCTGGCCCAAGGCGATCGTGACCTGCTCGTCTCCTCCATCACCATCACCGACGAGCGCAAGCAGACGATGGACTTCTCCGACCCCTACTTCGATGCCCAGCAGCTCATCGCCGTGCGCGAAAGCTCCAAGGTTGCGAAGTTCGACGACCTGAAGGCCCTGAAGGTCGGCGTGCAGACCGGCACCACTGGCGACGAGGTAGTCACCAAGCTGCTCGGCAAGAACAGCACCAACATCAAGCGCTTCGAATCCACGCCCCTGGCCCTGCAGGAGTTGCAGGCCGGCGGTGTTGACGCGGTGGTGGCCGACAACGGCGTGGTGGTGAACTACATCGCCAACAACCAGGGCGCCAAGTTCAAGACGGTGAACGATGCCGGCTTCGCTCCGGAGCATTACGGCATCGCCGTGCGCAAGGGCAACACCGAGCTGCTCGAGAAGCTGAACAAGGGCCTGGCCGACATCAAGGCCGACGGCACCTACGATCAGATCTACGCCAAGTACTTCGGTGCCAAGAAGACCGACGCAGCCGCGGCACCCGCCTCGGCCGCCTCGAACTGA
- a CDS encoding YbdK family carboxylate-amine ligase — protein MTLEAFATSQPLTLGVELELGIVNTHDYDLSPSAVDLLRLMAKRKIPGDVKPEMTDSMIELSTGICYSHDDALGQLTELRGALVDCARKLNVGLTGGGTHPFQDWSERRIFNTPRFHMLSELYGYLSKQFTIFGQHVHVGCPSPDEALVLLHGMSRFIPHFIALSASSPYVQGTDTGFHSARLNSVFAFPLSGRAPFVTTWDDFGVFFGKMTRTGVVKSMKDFYWDIRPKPEFGTIEVRVLDTPLTIEKAAALAAYIQCVASWLTKEKPFPLAEDDYLVYTFNRFQACRFGPEGTFVDPKTGEHRSLREDIMATMAAIEQHAIDLKADAAMRYLRGELQRFGNDATWARQAQQKEHLLAEVVRQQCLRWSGELVV, from the coding sequence ATGACCTTGGAAGCCTTCGCCACCTCGCAGCCGCTCACCCTGGGCGTCGAGCTGGAGCTGGGGATCGTCAATACCCACGACTACGACCTGTCGCCGAGCGCGGTCGACCTGCTGCGGCTGATGGCCAAGCGGAAGATCCCCGGCGATGTGAAACCCGAGATGACCGACAGCATGATCGAGCTGTCCACCGGCATCTGCTACAGCCATGACGACGCCCTCGGCCAGCTGACCGAACTGCGCGGCGCCCTGGTGGACTGCGCCCGCAAGCTCAACGTCGGCCTGACCGGCGGTGGCACCCATCCCTTCCAGGACTGGAGCGAGCGCCGCATCTTCAACACGCCGCGCTTCCACATGCTCTCGGAGCTGTACGGCTACCTGTCCAAGCAGTTCACCATCTTCGGCCAGCACGTGCACGTGGGCTGCCCGAGCCCCGACGAGGCGCTGGTGCTGCTGCACGGCATGTCGCGCTTCATCCCGCACTTCATCGCACTGTCGGCTTCCTCGCCGTATGTGCAGGGCACCGACACCGGCTTTCATTCGGCACGGCTGAACTCGGTGTTCGCCTTCCCCTTGTCGGGCCGGGCGCCCTTCGTCACAACCTGGGACGACTTTGGCGTCTTCTTCGGCAAGATGACCCGCACCGGCGTGGTCAAGAGCATGAAGGACTTCTACTGGGACATCCGGCCCAAGCCCGAGTTCGGGACCATCGAGGTGCGCGTGCTCGACACGCCGCTCACCATCGAGAAGGCCGCTGCGCTGGCCGCCTACATCCAGTGCGTGGCCAGCTGGCTCACCAAGGAAAAGCCCTTCCCGCTGGCCGAGGACGACTACCTCGTCTACACCTTCAACCGCTTCCAGGCCTGCCGCTTCGGGCCCGAGGGCACCTTCGTCGATCCCAAGACCGGCGAGCACCGCAGCCTGCGCGAGGACATCATGGCCACCATGGCCGCGATCGAGCAGCACGCCATCGACCTCAAGGCCGATGCCGCCATGCGCTACCTGCGCGGCGAGCTGCAGCGCTTCGGCAACGACGCCACCTGGGCCCGCCAGGCGCAGCAGAAGGAGCACCTGCTGGCCGAGGTGGTGCGCCAGCAATGCCTGCGCTGGAGCGGGGAGCTGGTGGTCTGA
- a CDS encoding DUF2149 domain-containing protein, producing MRHRHLDALADDDDDPMLSAVNLVDVFLVVVAALLVALTLRAEREAGETVTVIRNAGRPDMEIVVREHGRELRLRGDGSASAGNGVRTGIAYRLQDGSVVYVPEPAASGSRP from the coding sequence ATGCGACACCGCCATCTCGACGCGCTGGCTGACGACGATGACGACCCGATGCTGTCGGCCGTCAACCTGGTGGACGTCTTCCTCGTCGTGGTCGCAGCGCTGCTGGTGGCGCTGACCCTGAGGGCCGAGCGCGAGGCCGGCGAGACGGTGACCGTCATCCGCAACGCCGGCCGGCCCGACATGGAAATCGTCGTGCGCGAGCACGGCCGCGAGCTGCGGCTGCGCGGCGATGGCAGTGCCAGCGCCGGCAACGGCGTGCGCACTGGCATCGCCTACCGCCTGCAGGACGGCAGCGTGGTGTACGTGCCCGAGCCGGCGGCTTCCGGGAGCCGACCCTGA
- the gloA2 gene encoding SMU1112c/YaeR family gloxylase I-like metalloprotein → MQLSGIHHVALIASDLSRAKRFYVDLLGLRVLAENYREARDSWKVDLEGPGGLRLELFTFPGAPARPSRPEAQGLRHLAFATPDVDACRSRLAAGGVDCEPVRVDEYTGQRFFFCADPDDLPIEFYEVPPV, encoded by the coding sequence ATGCAGCTGTCGGGCATCCACCATGTGGCGCTGATCGCGTCCGACCTGTCCCGCGCCAAGCGGTTCTATGTCGACCTGCTGGGCCTGCGCGTGCTCGCCGAAAACTACCGCGAGGCCCGCGATTCCTGGAAGGTCGACCTGGAAGGCCCCGGCGGCCTGCGTCTGGAGCTGTTCACCTTCCCGGGCGCGCCGGCGCGCCCCAGCCGCCCCGAGGCGCAGGGGCTGCGCCATCTCGCCTTCGCGACGCCTGACGTCGACGCCTGCCGCAGCCGGCTGGCCGCCGGCGGCGTCGACTGCGAGCCGGTGCGGGTGGACGAGTACACCGGCCAGCGCTTCTTCTTCTGCGCCGATCCCGACGACCTGCCGATCGAGTTCTACGAAGTGCCGCCGGTGTGA
- the cobN gene encoding cobaltochelatase subunit CobN — protein sequence MQAAPRLLWLSTDLTPATRSARLAELAEQAGFEWQHVQLPLQAGDDRLPRQALQQALALADWVWIDAPHPTARARLDAAFGAELAGHAARRPGRLAATDAAAGDDAAARIAAYLRAGGPRAWSQALQLAAAVSAGQPVPALPPPEPWPARGLYHPRAPRLFSDAAELALWQASDAGLAGRPAVVLLVHRHHLVDGSSAWLDRWLAMFELAGLAAYAAFSQSLDAASLAALLEVDGRLQARAIVTHQLLTPGAALQPLFERWDVPVLATLPYRSGDSGAWQADATGLGLAELPFYLAQPEAAGTVDPMLVTARGDAREGWRLIEPQAAAVIAKLQRLLALRDTAPADKRLVAMVYNYPAGASNFGASFLNVPRSLETVSQALAEAGYRTHRLTEAEWIRQLSPLLAAYYEGADLQGLLDSGAAAALPLARYRAWFDTLDAAVRERILAQWGPPERSRFVLRHGGEPVFVIPRLEVGRLSVLPQPPREETRRPGERVFSHRSRLPLSHHYLAVYLWAREAHALVHFGTHGTQEWANGKLRALAVQDDALLPLGDVPVIYPYIVDNLGEALTAKRRGRATMISHRTPSFAPAGFQVRMARMHELMHEWETASHGPTRRSLEAALLAQFVEHGLHRDLGWSAERIQADFAGFLELLHPWLDRLAQDAQPRGLAVFGRVPPSAERRLTILQALRQPLIEALGEDIDEAFLIDHAEVADSRPARWLEVALRDADAAATLDLRPPLPEGPVPNRAARRPIDRDALHQLALRAQVLEQRLSTEGEIPGLLRALDGRFVPAAYGGDPLRNVDSLPTGRNLTGLDPSRLPTRQAWQAAQALFKDWLAGWQRDHGGRPPRRLALSLWAGETLRHQGVQEAQALVALGVEPVWDAAGRPTAVRVIPADQLGRPRVDVLLSVTGSYRDQFPALMALVDQAVAAVSAAEPEGPVASASQAVAGELAGRGLPAAVAARLGRVRVFGNAPGDYGTGLAEAVQSDGLDRQDSRLGELFLQRMSQPFLDGAPLAQDEAGEQGSGRSAFAAQLRRADAALLSRSSHLYGMMTSDDPFQYLGGLAAAARSAGRPEPLPLYVNQLADAGDLHTQTAAQGIAQEMQSRYLHPGWLAAQRDEGYAGTLQVVKALQFAWGWQQVDSHSVRDDHWQGFFEVLVRDRHRLGLPQWLRSHPQAYAQALERLAQADRHGYWRPDAGTRRELAGLLQTLDRLAPRPDASREVRDWARRQAQRPARPGASLRGTPAAGVAQRPAATPQQAAPSPALQTGIRLRPLETPGAGQAVADRLLQLFLAALALGILLAGALYQLRRPAAAG from the coding sequence GTGCAGGCCGCGCCCCGGCTGCTGTGGCTGAGCACCGACCTGACGCCGGCCACCCGCAGCGCCCGGCTGGCCGAGCTGGCCGAGCAGGCCGGTTTCGAGTGGCAGCACGTGCAGTTGCCGCTGCAGGCCGGTGACGACCGCTTGCCCCGGCAAGCCCTGCAGCAGGCGCTGGCACTGGCCGACTGGGTCTGGATCGACGCGCCGCACCCGACGGCACGGGCGCGGCTGGACGCCGCCTTCGGCGCCGAGCTCGCCGGCCACGCCGCGCGCCGGCCCGGCCGCCTGGCAGCCACCGATGCCGCCGCGGGCGACGATGCAGCCGCCCGCATCGCCGCCTACCTGCGCGCGGGCGGACCGCGGGCCTGGAGCCAGGCGCTGCAGCTGGCGGCTGCCGTGTCGGCCGGGCAGCCGGTGCCCGCGCTGCCACCGCCCGAGCCCTGGCCGGCCCGCGGGCTCTACCATCCCCGCGCGCCCCGGCTGTTCAGCGATGCCGCCGAGCTGGCGTTGTGGCAGGCCAGCGATGCCGGGCTGGCCGGCCGCCCCGCGGTCGTGCTGCTGGTTCACCGCCATCACCTGGTGGACGGCAGCAGTGCCTGGCTGGATCGCTGGCTGGCCATGTTCGAATTGGCTGGCCTCGCTGCCTATGCGGCCTTCAGCCAGTCGCTGGACGCCGCCTCGCTGGCGGCGCTGCTCGAGGTGGATGGACGCCTGCAGGCCCGGGCAATCGTCACCCACCAGCTGCTCACGCCCGGCGCCGCGCTGCAGCCGCTGTTCGAGCGCTGGGACGTGCCGGTGCTGGCCACACTGCCCTACCGCAGCGGCGACAGCGGCGCCTGGCAGGCCGACGCCACCGGCCTGGGGCTGGCCGAACTGCCCTTCTACCTGGCCCAGCCCGAGGCCGCCGGCACGGTCGATCCGATGCTGGTGACGGCCCGGGGGGATGCCCGGGAGGGCTGGCGCCTGATCGAGCCGCAGGCCGCCGCCGTCATCGCCAAGCTGCAGCGCCTGCTGGCCCTGCGCGACACGGCCCCTGCCGACAAGCGGCTGGTCGCAATGGTCTACAACTACCCCGCCGGCGCGAGCAACTTCGGCGCCTCCTTCCTCAATGTGCCGCGCAGCCTCGAGACGGTCAGCCAGGCGCTCGCCGAAGCCGGCTACCGCACGCACCGCCTCACCGAGGCGGAATGGATACGGCAGCTGTCGCCGCTGCTCGCCGCCTACTACGAAGGGGCCGACCTGCAGGGCCTGCTCGACAGCGGCGCGGCAGCCGCCCTGCCGCTGGCGCGCTACCGCGCCTGGTTCGACACGCTGGACGCCGCCGTGCGCGAACGCATCCTGGCCCAGTGGGGGCCGCCCGAGCGCAGCCGCTTCGTGCTGCGCCATGGCGGCGAGCCGGTGTTCGTCATCCCACGGCTGGAGGTGGGCCGGCTCAGCGTGCTGCCGCAGCCGCCCCGCGAGGAAACCCGGCGGCCTGGCGAGCGCGTGTTCTCGCACCGCAGCCGCCTGCCGCTGTCGCATCATTACCTTGCGGTCTACCTGTGGGCGCGCGAGGCGCACGCCCTGGTCCACTTCGGCACGCACGGGACGCAGGAATGGGCCAACGGCAAGCTGCGCGCACTCGCCGTGCAAGACGACGCACTGCTGCCGCTGGGCGACGTGCCGGTGATCTACCCCTACATCGTCGACAACCTCGGCGAGGCCCTGACGGCCAAGCGCCGCGGCCGTGCCACCATGATCAGCCACCGCACGCCGTCCTTCGCGCCGGCCGGCTTCCAGGTGCGAATGGCCCGCATGCACGAGCTGATGCATGAGTGGGAGACCGCCAGCCACGGGCCGACCAGGCGATCGCTGGAAGCCGCACTGCTGGCGCAGTTCGTCGAGCACGGCTTGCACCGCGACCTGGGCTGGAGCGCCGAGCGCATCCAGGCCGACTTCGCCGGCTTCCTCGAGCTGCTGCACCCCTGGCTGGACCGGCTGGCGCAGGACGCGCAGCCCCGCGGCCTGGCGGTGTTCGGTCGGGTGCCGCCGTCGGCCGAGCGCCGGCTCACCATCCTGCAGGCCCTGCGCCAGCCGCTGATCGAGGCCCTGGGCGAGGACATTGACGAAGCCTTCCTGATCGACCATGCCGAAGTGGCCGACTCGCGCCCGGCCCGCTGGCTGGAGGTGGCGCTGCGCGATGCCGACGCCGCCGCCACGCTCGACCTGCGCCCGCCGCTGCCCGAGGGCCCGGTGCCAAACCGGGCCGCCCGCCGCCCGATCGATCGCGACGCGCTGCACCAGCTGGCGCTGCGCGCCCAGGTGCTGGAGCAGCGCCTGTCCACCGAGGGCGAAATCCCCGGCCTGCTGCGTGCTCTGGACGGCCGGTTCGTGCCGGCCGCCTATGGCGGTGATCCGCTGCGCAATGTCGACAGCCTGCCCACCGGCCGCAACCTCACCGGCCTGGACCCCAGCCGCCTGCCCACCCGCCAAGCCTGGCAGGCGGCCCAGGCCCTGTTCAAGGACTGGCTGGCCGGCTGGCAGCGCGACCACGGCGGCCGCCCGCCACGGCGGCTGGCCCTGTCGCTGTGGGCCGGCGAGACCTTGCGCCACCAGGGCGTGCAGGAGGCACAGGCGCTGGTGGCGCTGGGCGTCGAGCCGGTCTGGGACGCCGCGGGCCGGCCCACCGCGGTGCGTGTGATTCCCGCCGACCAGCTCGGCCGGCCCCGGGTGGATGTGCTGCTGTCGGTCACCGGCTCCTACCGCGACCAGTTCCCGGCGCTGATGGCCCTGGTGGACCAGGCGGTCGCAGCGGTCAGCGCCGCCGAACCCGAGGGCCCGGTGGCCAGTGCCAGCCAGGCGGTGGCCGGGGAGCTGGCCGGCCGCGGGCTGCCGGCGGCGGTGGCTGCGCGGCTGGGCCGGGTGCGGGTGTTCGGCAATGCGCCGGGCGACTACGGCACCGGCCTGGCGGAGGCGGTGCAGTCCGATGGCCTGGATCGGCAGGACAGCCGGCTCGGCGAGCTGTTCCTGCAACGCATGAGCCAGCCCTTTCTCGATGGCGCACCGCTGGCACAGGACGAGGCCGGCGAGCAGGGCAGCGGCCGGAGTGCGTTCGCGGCCCAGCTGCGCCGGGCCGATGCCGCGCTGCTGTCACGCAGCTCGCACCTCTACGGGATGATGACGTCGGACGATCCCTTCCAGTACCTCGGCGGCCTGGCCGCAGCCGCCCGCAGCGCCGGCCGTCCGGAGCCGCTGCCGCTCTATGTCAACCAGCTCGCCGACGCCGGCGACCTGCACACGCAGACCGCCGCGCAAGGCATCGCGCAGGAAATGCAGTCCCGCTACCTCCATCCCGGCTGGCTGGCCGCGCAGCGGGACGAGGGCTACGCCGGCACCCTCCAGGTGGTGAAGGCGCTGCAGTTCGCCTGGGGCTGGCAGCAGGTCGACAGTCACAGCGTGCGCGACGACCACTGGCAAGGCTTCTTCGAGGTGCTGGTGCGCGACCGTCACCGGCTGGGACTGCCGCAATGGCTGCGCAGCCATCCGCAGGCCTACGCGCAGGCCCTGGAGCGCCTGGCCCAGGCCGACCGCCACGGCTATTGGCGTCCGGATGCCGGCACGCGGCGCGAGCTGGCCGGCCTGTTGCAGACGCTGGACCGCCTGGCGCCCCGCCCCGACGCTTCGCGCGAAGTGCGGGACTGGGCCCGGCGGCAGGCCCAGCGCCCCGCCCGGCCAGGCGCGTCCCTGCGCGGCACGCCTGCAGCCGGCGTGGCACAGCGGCCGGCCGCCACGCCGCAGCAGGCGGCGCCGTCACCCGCCCTGCAAACCGGCATCCGGTTGCGCCCGCTGGAGACCCCGGGCGCCGGCCAGGCAGTGGCGGACCGGCTGCTTCAGCTCTTCCTGGCGGCCCTGGCGCTCGGCATCTTGCTCGCCGGTGCCCTGTATCAGCTGCGCCGCCCGGCCGCCGCCGGGTGA
- a CDS encoding amino acid ABC transporter permease yields the protein MDLRWEILSGYVPLFTAGLWMTIKLTLVAITAGLALGLVLGLIGSSRQAPPPKSAVAAALLKPLQWLTLTYVTFFRGTPLFVQILLVHFALMPTLVHPEHGLLLTGESATAFRQEYGAFFSGALALTLNAGAYISEIFRAGIQSIHGGQTQAAYSLGLTHVQSMRHVILPQAVRRMVPPLVNEAVTLVKDSSLVSAIGLAELALAARTVAGAYSRYWEPYIAISLMYLVLTLLLSLVAKRLEAPAHLRGR from the coding sequence GTGGATTTGCGCTGGGAAATCCTGTCCGGCTACGTGCCGCTGTTCACCGCCGGCTTGTGGATGACCATCAAGCTGACGCTCGTGGCCATCACGGCCGGCCTGGCGCTGGGCCTGGTGCTCGGGCTGATCGGTAGCTCGCGCCAGGCACCGCCGCCGAAGTCGGCGGTCGCCGCGGCCCTGCTCAAGCCCTTGCAGTGGCTGACGCTGACCTATGTCACCTTCTTCCGCGGCACGCCGCTGTTTGTGCAGATCCTGCTGGTGCACTTCGCGCTGATGCCGACCCTGGTGCACCCGGAGCACGGCCTGCTGCTGACCGGTGAATCGGCCACCGCCTTTCGCCAGGAGTACGGTGCCTTCTTCTCGGGGGCACTGGCGCTGACGCTGAACGCGGGGGCCTACATCTCCGAGATCTTCCGCGCCGGCATCCAGTCCATCCATGGCGGCCAGACCCAGGCGGCCTACAGCCTGGGCCTGACCCATGTGCAGAGCATGCGCCATGTCATCCTGCCGCAGGCGGTGCGGCGCATGGTGCCGCCGCTGGTGAACGAGGCCGTCACGCTGGTGAAGGACTCATCGCTGGTATCGGCCATCGGCCTGGCCGAGCTGGCGCTGGCCGCCCGCACGGTGGCCGGCGCCTACTCGCGCTACTGGGAGCCTTACATCGCCATTTCGCTGATGTACCTGGTGCTGACCCTGCTGCTGTCGCTCGTCGCCAAGCGGCTGGAAGCCCCGGCCCACCTGCGCGGCCGCTGA